In Carassius gibelio isolate Cgi1373 ecotype wild population from Czech Republic chromosome B20, carGib1.2-hapl.c, whole genome shotgun sequence, the following are encoded in one genomic region:
- the baalcb gene encoding brain and acute leukemia cytoplasmic protein gives MGCGGSRTDVLEPRYMESWTKETESTWLTSTDTDLPLSSIQSIHSENSSEVGFPSEKTANLDLFDDGLPSPAQAYLKVCSAMSEVGLNDMKPGSTPAILSSQEQEVLSSSATTVQRRSVLRTEEITKWQDSRMSTKQVTITVTQSIRQVDKSGKIKETSQTTYEVMKPVDGLMDAAVDSMPQ, from the exons ATGGGCTGTGGAGGCTCCAGGACAGATGTGTTGGAGCCCAGATATATGGAAAGCTGGACCAAAGAGACAGAGTCCACCTGGCTGACCAGTACGGACACAGACCTACCCCTGTCCTCCATCCAGAGCATCCACTCGGAAAACTCTTCAGAGGTGGGCTTCCCATCAGAGAAGACCGCCAACCTCG ATCTGTTTGATGATGGTCTGCCTTCTCCAGCTCAGGCGTATCTGAAAGTGTGTTCTGCCATGTCTGAGGTGGGTCTGAATGACATGAAACCTGGCAGCACCCCTGCAATCCTCTCTTCTCAAGAACAGGAAGTGCTGTCTTCTTCTGCTACCACAGTGCAAAGGAGAAGCGTGCTACGAACTGAGGAAATA ACCAAATGGCAGGACAGCCGGATGTCCACCAAGCAAGTGACCATCACTGTGACTCAAAGCATCCGGCAGGTGGACAAGAGCGGGAAGATCAAGGAAACTTCACAAACCACCTATGAGGTCATGAAACCGGTGGATGGTTTGATGGACGCAGCAGTTGACTCAATGCCTCAATGA